The Cyclobacteriaceae bacterium genome includes a region encoding these proteins:
- a CDS encoding efflux RND transporter periplasmic adaptor subunit produces the protein MTMKNFILPLTIVAILAQACGKKTEVQQEDVSNIIPVKVMTLAKSSVQPVIQVSGQLTTDDETYLSFKPGGVIRSINVREGDAIRKGQLLATLDLTEINATVAQATLAFEKAQRDFNRFSKLYKDSVVTLEQFQNSQTGFSIAQKQLETAQFNRSFSEIRALSDGYVLKKFVSEGQVISSGSAVLLTNGAKKGGWIVRCGVGDRDWSSISLKDIARVSIDAFPDESFTAIVTRKSEGTDPQSGSFTLELTINEKPAHSFATGMFGKASITPSRTSESWIIPFDALLDSDAQHGYVFITEDNKSAKKVKVILGSISRDHVQITSGLEKAKSLIISGSAYLTDNSAIRIIE, from the coding sequence ATGACTATGAAAAACTTTATACTCCCTTTAACAATTGTTGCCATTCTTGCTCAGGCTTGTGGAAAGAAGACTGAAGTTCAACAAGAGGATGTCAGTAATATAATTCCAGTAAAGGTGATGACTCTTGCTAAAAGCAGTGTTCAACCAGTGATTCAGGTCTCAGGTCAGTTAACAACCGATGATGAAACCTATCTTTCCTTTAAGCCAGGCGGTGTAATTCGTTCGATCAACGTAAGAGAAGGAGATGCCATCCGCAAAGGCCAATTACTTGCAACATTGGATCTGACAGAGATCAATGCAACCGTTGCTCAGGCAACGCTGGCATTTGAAAAAGCGCAACGTGATTTTAATCGGTTCTCAAAACTTTATAAAGACAGCGTTGTCACTCTGGAGCAATTCCAGAATAGTCAGACAGGATTTTCCATTGCACAAAAGCAACTCGAAACGGCGCAGTTCAACAGAAGTTTTTCAGAGATACGTGCTCTTTCTGATGGATATGTTTTGAAAAAATTTGTCAGCGAAGGACAGGTGATCAGTTCGGGATCAGCAGTATTGCTTACCAACGGTGCGAAGAAAGGGGGCTGGATTGTTCGTTGTGGAGTAGGTGATAGGGATTGGTCATCTATTTCCCTAAAAGATATCGCAAGAGTTTCGATTGATGCATTTCCTGATGAATCGTTTACTGCGATAGTGACTCGCAAGTCTGAAGGAACAGATCCACAATCCGGATCATTCACATTAGAACTGACGATCAATGAAAAGCCGGCTCATTCTTTTGCTACCGGAATGTTTGGAAAGGCAAGTATCACACCTTCCCGCACGAGTGAATCCTGGATAATCCCATTTGATGCTTTACTGGATAGCGATGCACAGCATGGGTATGTTTTTATCACAGAAGATAACAAGTCAGCAAAAAAGGTTAAGGTTATTTTAGGAAGCATCTCAAGAGATCATGTGCAGATAACCTCCGGACTTGAAAAAGCAAAGTCACTGATCATTTCTGGTAGCGCTTACCTCACTGATAATTCTGCTATTCGCATTATCGAGTAA
- a CDS encoding TolC family protein: protein MKTVISTLLIAFFLVLAQNVRSQTVLEEYIREGLANNIVLKQRNIALEKAMLSLRIANSYFTPTVGLQGNYTSGNGGRSIAIPVGDLLNPVYSTLNQLTGSDAFPQIENVNQNFFPYNFYDAKVHTTVSIINTDLIYNRKISQQQVVLQEFEADIYKRELIKNIKVAYFNYLSANEAIRIYESALKRGEEGKRVNESLLENGKGLPAYILRSQSEIETTSAQKSDAERQVQNAQLYFNFLLNRKSNEVVQATLDAQEEFSKLNLTVSDSLSTQNREELKMLRESISLSNNIVKMNKLFWVPKVNGFLDLGSQAQDWKVSSASRYYLLGVQLDVPIFAANRNRNKSKMTSLDLKSAQLGFSNNAQQINLSAQAAKNNLYTAHQNYQSAKKQEEAATSYQKLIDKGYKEGVNTFIEAIDARNQLTQAQLQVSISRYRVLSAAAQYERETASYAIN from the coding sequence ATGAAAACAGTTATCAGTACCTTATTAATCGCCTTTTTCCTGGTATTAGCCCAGAATGTCAGGTCCCAAACTGTTCTGGAGGAATACATCAGAGAGGGATTGGCAAATAATATCGTTTTAAAGCAAAGAAATATTGCTTTGGAGAAGGCGATGCTGTCTCTACGCATTGCAAATAGTTACTTCACACCAACAGTTGGTTTACAGGGCAACTACACAAGTGGCAATGGAGGAAGAAGTATTGCTATTCCGGTAGGGGATCTTTTGAATCCTGTTTATTCTACACTTAATCAACTGACAGGCAGTGATGCATTTCCTCAGATTGAAAATGTAAACCAGAATTTTTTTCCTTATAATTTTTATGATGCGAAGGTTCACACCACTGTATCGATTATCAACACAGACCTTATTTACAACAGAAAGATTTCGCAACAGCAGGTAGTGCTTCAGGAATTTGAGGCAGACATCTATAAACGTGAACTCATTAAGAATATCAAGGTTGCATACTTTAATTATCTAAGTGCTAACGAAGCAATCAGAATTTACGAAAGTGCCCTGAAGCGTGGAGAAGAGGGGAAACGTGTGAATGAATCTTTGCTTGAAAATGGTAAAGGACTTCCGGCCTACATTTTAAGATCTCAAAGTGAAATTGAAACAACGAGCGCTCAAAAATCAGATGCGGAAAGACAAGTCCAGAATGCACAGCTGTACTTCAACTTTTTATTGAATCGCAAAAGCAATGAGGTTGTTCAGGCAACGCTTGATGCTCAGGAGGAATTTTCAAAACTAAACCTTACGGTTAGTGATTCGCTTTCTACTCAAAACCGGGAAGAGTTAAAGATGCTGCGAGAAAGTATTTCCCTAAGCAACAACATTGTAAAAATGAATAAGCTTTTTTGGGTACCAAAGGTAAATGGCTTTCTTGATCTTGGCTCTCAGGCGCAAGACTGGAAAGTGAGTAGTGCTTCGCGGTATTATCTTCTAGGTGTACAGTTAGACGTACCCATATTCGCAGCCAACAGAAATCGGAATAAGTCAAAGATGACGAGTCTTGATTTGAAATCAGCCCAACTTGGATTCTCAAACAATGCACAGCAGATCAATCTAAGCGCACAGGCAGCTAAGAATAATTTGTACACTGCTCATCAGAATTATCAATCGGCTAAAAAGCAGGAGGAAGCGGCCACCAGCTACCAGAAGTTAATTGACAAGGGATACAAAGAAGGAGTCAATACGTTTATTGAAGCCATCGATGCACGCAATCAATTAACACAAGCGCAGCTTCAGGTTTCAATCAGCAGGTATCGTGTGCTTTCAGCAGCAGCTCAATATGAACGAGAAACTGCGAGCTATGCTATTAATTAA
- a CDS encoding TetR/AcrR family transcriptional regulator: protein MGIEDRKQRHKEDLKETILKAAKELFLEKGYEATSMRNIAEKIEYSPATIYLHFKDKNEVFYALHKEGFRMLVAAFKTLENVSDPFERLKAMGHVYINFASENPDFYQLMFVMHEPLEVLELDLTLCWDEGDDAFRYLLETVIACQNNGYFRNFEPNGFSFLVWSTVHGLASLRTSGHLDHVRQVKTEMANINQVTDHTMNTFISMLERLK, encoded by the coding sequence ATGGGAATCGAAGACAGAAAGCAGCGGCACAAGGAAGATCTGAAGGAGACAATCTTAAAAGCGGCTAAGGAATTGTTTCTTGAAAAGGGATATGAAGCAACTTCGATGAGAAATATTGCTGAGAAGATTGAATACAGTCCCGCAACCATTTACCTCCATTTTAAAGATAAGAATGAAGTGTTTTATGCTCTTCATAAAGAGGGTTTCAGGATGTTGGTAGCAGCCTTTAAAACATTGGAAAATGTCTCTGATCCGTTTGAGCGATTAAAGGCAATGGGTCACGTTTATATCAATTTTGCCTCTGAAAACCCTGATTTTTATCAGCTTATGTTTGTTATGCATGAACCTTTGGAGGTGCTTGAACTTGATCTTACGCTATGCTGGGACGAAGGAGATGACGCATTCCGTTATTTGTTGGAAACCGTTATAGCATGTCAGAACAATGGATACTTCCGGAACTTTGAACCGAATGGATTTTCGTTTTTGGTATGGTCAACCGTTCATGGTCTTGCCTCTCTTCGCACGAGTGGTCACCTTGATCATGTACGTCAGGTAAAGACGGAAATGGCGAACATTAATCAGGTCACTGATCATACAATGAACACCTTTATCTCCATGCTGGAACGACTCAAGTAA
- a CDS encoding FAD-binding protein, giving the protein MTYDYIIVGAGSAGCVLANRLTEDPSKTVLLLEAGGKDNHPFIQLPGAYMKLHHSSIDWNCYYTEPQANLANRKIYHPRGKVLGGSSSTNAMAYIRGQKEDYDHWNSLGCKGWSYSEVLPYFKKSENNEQFENDFHSKGGPLNITQAYWHHTVLGKAFIDACAEKGILLNNDVNGASQEGAGWFQYTMKDSRRMSAARAFLTPIVHRKNLTIITRAICKRIIIENDSAKGIEFMNDQSNTLVARAKREVILSAGAFESPKLLLLSGIGPKNELKELGIEHKRDLPGVGKNLHDHLFYPVSSLCNKPISNNHYLPLHRQAIEIIKYLFTKSGPLSIGPLEAVAFLKSSEEIATPDLQFQFTPTNSGVEKVADMYDLDSFTRMDGYTILPTQVRPLSRGYVSLWSANPTEAPITQPNYLSESEDVKVLIAGGRKAMEVLEASSFDSFRIRTHLPALHSSDDDWLRYIEQSAECVYHPVGTCKMGVDEMAVVDPKLRVYGIENLRVVDASIMPRISSGNTNAPTIMIAEKASDLIQNR; this is encoded by the coding sequence ATGACATACGACTACATAATTGTTGGAGCTGGTTCGGCAGGTTGTGTTCTGGCAAACCGCTTAACCGAGGATCCGTCCAAAACCGTTTTGCTGCTCGAGGCTGGTGGTAAAGACAATCATCCGTTCATTCAATTGCCCGGAGCTTACATGAAATTGCATCACAGTTCTATTGACTGGAATTGCTATTACACAGAACCACAGGCAAATCTTGCCAATCGGAAGATCTATCACCCAAGAGGAAAAGTATTAGGTGGATCAAGTTCTACCAATGCAATGGCATACATCCGTGGACAGAAAGAAGATTACGATCATTGGAATTCACTTGGTTGCAAAGGTTGGAGTTATAGCGAAGTGTTACCCTATTTCAAAAAATCAGAGAACAACGAACAGTTTGAAAATGATTTTCATAGCAAAGGCGGACCTTTAAACATAACACAGGCTTACTGGCACCACACTGTTCTTGGCAAAGCATTTATTGACGCTTGCGCTGAAAAAGGTATTCTTCTGAATAACGATGTGAATGGAGCATCTCAGGAAGGTGCAGGATGGTTTCAGTATACGATGAAGGATTCCAGGAGGATGAGTGCTGCCAGAGCTTTCCTGACTCCTATCGTTCATCGAAAAAATCTTACGATCATAACAAGAGCGATCTGCAAGCGCATCATTATTGAAAATGATAGTGCAAAGGGAATTGAATTCATGAACGATCAAAGCAATACGCTTGTCGCGAGAGCAAAAAGAGAAGTCATTCTGAGTGCAGGCGCCTTTGAGTCTCCTAAATTGCTCTTGCTTTCTGGAATAGGTCCGAAAAATGAGTTAAAAGAGCTTGGAATCGAGCATAAAAGAGATCTTCCTGGAGTGGGAAAGAATCTTCATGATCATTTGTTTTACCCTGTCAGCAGCCTTTGCAACAAGCCCATCAGTAACAATCATTATCTTCCTTTACACCGACAGGCGATTGAGATCATAAAATATCTTTTCACAAAGAGCGGTCCTTTATCCATTGGACCATTGGAAGCAGTTGCTTTTTTAAAGTCTTCGGAAGAGATCGCTACTCCTGATCTTCAGTTTCAATTCACACCAACCAATTCAGGTGTGGAGAAAGTTGCCGACATGTATGATCTTGATTCTTTCACACGAATGGATGGTTATACTATTCTTCCTACTCAAGTTCGCCCTTTAAGTCGTGGATACGTAAGCTTGTGGAGTGCTAATCCGACTGAGGCGCCCATCACTCAACCTAATTATCTTTCAGAATCTGAAGATGTTAAGGTTCTAATCGCCGGAGGTAGAAAAGCAATGGAAGTATTGGAAGCATCCTCATTTGATTCATTTCGAATAAGGACTCACTTGCCTGCTCTTCATTCCTCTGATGATGACTGGCTTCGATACATCGAACAATCAGCAGAATGTGTTTATCATCCGGTTGGAACCTGCAAAATGGGAGTCGATGAAATGGCGGTGGTAGATCCTAAGCTTCGTGTTTATGGAATAGAAAATCTTCGCGTCGTTGATGCGTCCATTATGCCTCGCATTTCAAGTGGAAATACAAACGCTCCTACCATTATGATCGCCGAAAAGGCAAGCGATCTGATTCAAAACCGCTAA
- a CDS encoding RNA polymerase sigma-70 factor, translated as MDLLEQQVFTALQEGNESAFEMLFKTYYKPLCNYAYSFLNDRDEAEEVVQSAFIGIWDKRNSIEIQTSMKSYLYRMVRNACLNVIKHVKVKKVHAKYEMAGGEPVHEEVGQAVLALELEQKIYEAMKALPEQCRIVFQLSRFEELKYAEIAEQLSISVKTVENHMGKALKIMRSQLKDYLPLLLIFMKDWVE; from the coding sequence GTGGATTTACTCGAGCAACAGGTATTTACCGCGTTACAGGAGGGCAACGAAAGTGCTTTTGAGATGCTATTTAAGACCTATTATAAGCCGTTATGCAATTATGCCTATTCCTTTCTTAATGACAGGGATGAGGCTGAGGAGGTTGTTCAATCTGCTTTTATAGGTATCTGGGACAAAAGAAATTCTATTGAAATACAAACTTCCATGAAGTCTTACCTGTATCGTATGGTCCGCAACGCCTGCCTTAATGTGATCAAGCATGTTAAGGTAAAGAAGGTGCATGCCAAATACGAAATGGCCGGTGGTGAACCCGTGCATGAAGAAGTAGGGCAAGCTGTACTGGCGTTAGAACTTGAACAAAAAATATACGAAGCGATGAAAGCATTGCCTGAACAATGCAGAATTGTTTTTCAATTAAGCCGCTTTGAAGAATTAAAGTATGCTGAGATCGCTGAACAACTCAGTATTTCAGTAAAGACTGTAGAGAATCATATGGGGAAAGCGCTTAAGATCATGCGCAGTCAGCTCAAGGATTATTTGCCGTTATTATTAATATTTATGAAGGACTGGGTCGAATAA
- a CDS encoding DUF4974 domain-containing protein, which translates to MERDINDIDDLIGKVLADEASADEQSRLTAWLQISAENQKYFDQVKKIFDTAASNTVQLNFDADAAWKKVQSKLHESRSDNHMFLMQGSRNYKLLRIAASVILLLGVGIFGYQFLYSPPSQTFEFVSDATTAQDTLPDGSTAFLNKKSSISYEYAPQEKIRKVKLKGEGFFEVKHEEEKPFVIEAEEVLVRDIGTSFNVKAYPESDTVVVTVKTGEVQIYTLKDEGLDLKMGETGIYNKRLKEFTRLEKIDTNVLSYKTRIFSFNNTDLKSVISKISEVYNIKIKLDNPALNTCLITVNFHGESIETIVDVIAETLKLKVSKNDKEFVLTGTACNQ; encoded by the coding sequence TTGGAAAGAGACATTAACGATATCGATGATTTGATTGGAAAGGTTTTGGCTGACGAAGCCAGTGCTGATGAACAGTCACGCCTTACCGCATGGCTTCAGATCAGTGCTGAAAATCAAAAGTACTTTGATCAGGTAAAAAAGATTTTTGATACCGCCGCATCCAATACGGTTCAATTAAATTTCGATGCAGATGCTGCCTGGAAAAAGGTTCAAAGCAAACTGCATGAATCCAGATCTGATAATCATATGTTCTTAATGCAGGGTTCAAGAAATTATAAACTTCTTAGAATTGCTGCTAGTGTCATACTCCTGTTGGGTGTAGGAATTTTTGGATATCAGTTTCTCTATTCTCCACCCTCACAAACTTTCGAATTTGTTTCGGATGCTACTACAGCTCAGGATACTCTTCCTGATGGAAGTACCGCGTTCCTCAATAAAAAATCATCTATCAGTTATGAGTATGCTCCTCAAGAAAAAATCCGCAAGGTAAAATTGAAGGGTGAGGGATTCTTTGAAGTTAAACATGAGGAAGAAAAACCTTTCGTTATTGAGGCTGAAGAAGTGCTTGTGCGTGATATTGGTACTTCTTTCAATGTAAAGGCTTATCCTGAAAGTGATACTGTGGTTGTAACTGTAAAAACAGGTGAGGTTCAGATTTATACTTTAAAAGACGAAGGTCTTGACCTTAAAATGGGGGAGACCGGTATTTACAATAAGCGTTTAAAAGAGTTTACGCGTCTTGAAAAGATTGATACCAACGTGCTTTCTTATAAAACCCGGATATTCAGTTTCAATAATACGGATCTGAAATCTGTAATCTCCAAGATCAGTGAGGTTTACAACATAAAAATAAAGCTTGACAACCCTGCTCTGAATACCTGTCTCATAACTGTTAATTTCCATGGTGAATCAATTGAAACCATTGTCGATGTCATTGCTGAGACACTGAAGCTTAAGGTTTCAAAAAATGATAAGGAGTTTGTTCTAACTGGCACTGCCTGCAATCAGTAA
- a CDS encoding DUF1801 domain-containing protein, translated as MRKSVDEIVEDLPKNEKMIVKRLRLLVKECLPGAEEKGYYSFNVPFYKHHRMICFIWPPSLFEGMEKTKEAHDKKGVTLGFCQGNLMANDEGLLQKENRKQVYCMYFKKLSDINDDQIRALLFEADAIDQRFKKPRKL; from the coding sequence ATGAGAAAATCGGTTGACGAAATCGTGGAAGACCTGCCGAAGAATGAAAAGATGATTGTTAAGCGTCTTCGGTTACTTGTGAAAGAGTGTCTGCCAGGGGCTGAAGAGAAGGGCTACTATTCTTTTAATGTCCCATTTTACAAACACCATCGCATGATATGTTTCATTTGGCCACCATCATTATTTGAAGGTATGGAAAAGACAAAGGAAGCACATGATAAGAAAGGCGTAACGCTTGGGTTTTGCCAGGGCAATCTCATGGCTAACGATGAAGGACTTCTTCAGAAGGAAAACAGGAAACAGGTTTATTGCATGTATTTCAAAAAACTGAGTGATATTAATGATGATCAGATCCGGGCGTTGCTGTTTGAAGCAGATGCAATTGATCAGAGATTTAAGAAACCCAGGAAACTCTGA
- a CDS encoding type III pantothenate kinase — protein MLIAFDIGNSDITMGLWNGTDWQVWRIPSRTDQPELFYGIKIRDSLLEANVSIDNIDIIVISSVVPGLTDKIKNVVRSLFKREPIILGPAVYDKLPLEVLNPFEIGSDLVSNAMAAFSKFKQTCIVVDFGTALTFTTVSGEGKILGVSIVPGLRTAVRALSQNTAKLFDVPLEMPTSALGRNTVTAIQSGIVIGYEGLVKSVVLAIRKELKTECPAVATGGLSFVITSLKGFFHTVDPQLTLDGLRIIGEILSEKKS, from the coding sequence ATGCTAATTGCGTTTGACATTGGAAATAGTGATATCACGATGGGTTTGTGGAATGGCACAGACTGGCAGGTGTGGAGAATTCCTTCCCGCACCGATCAACCAGAGCTTTTCTATGGAATAAAAATCCGTGACTCTCTCCTTGAGGCAAATGTCTCCATTGATAATATTGACATCATTGTCATAAGCAGCGTTGTTCCTGGATTGACAGACAAAATAAAAAATGTAGTTCGTTCTCTCTTCAAAAGAGAACCCATCATTCTTGGACCTGCTGTTTATGATAAGCTTCCGCTTGAGGTATTGAATCCTTTTGAGATTGGATCTGATTTAGTTTCCAACGCAATGGCAGCGTTTTCCAAATTTAAACAAACCTGCATCGTAGTAGATTTCGGCACTGCATTGACATTCACCACTGTTTCCGGCGAAGGAAAAATATTGGGAGTTTCAATCGTACCAGGATTGCGTACTGCCGTGCGGGCCCTGTCTCAAAATACTGCCAAACTTTTCGACGTTCCATTAGAAATGCCAACTTCAGCATTGGGTCGAAATACAGTAACTGCTATTCAGTCAGGAATTGTCATTGGATATGAGGGGCTGGTTAAAAGCGTGGTTCTGGCGATCCGAAAGGAATTAAAAACAGAGTGTCCTGCCGTCGCCACTGGTGGATTATCATTCGTCATTACGTCTTTGAAAGGATTTTTCCATACGGTAGATCCTCAACTTACACTCGATGGCCTGAGAATTATTGGAGAAATTCTAAGTGAAAAGAAAAGCTGA